The genomic region ATTCATTTCACACCTTTTATTCTTTCACAATTTTTTTCCCAGCACGCAAGGTGCTATCAATGGCGTAAATTGGTCCATTGGTGTGGAAATGCAGTTTTATCTTCTCATTCTTATTTTCTGGAATTGGATTAAACGGGCTTCACCACTAAAAATTTTATTAGTGTTTAGTGCAATCGCCTGCCTATGGAAGATTGCGGCGTTTTACACCCTCCATTCCACAGGTGCGCACAAGCTTTGGTTTGCAACAGCTCAATTGCCCGGTTCTCTGGATGTGTTCGGGTTTGGTATTGCCGCATGCAAGTGGATTCTGGCTAATGGCAATCGTAATGATAGGGTTAGTTTAGGAATCAAAGCGCTGGTTGCTATCAGCGCAGGCTTCATCATGATCAAGCTTTTATGGATGACGCCTAATTACTGGGGCTCTGTGTATTATGTGGGCTTTTTCAGGATCCTGACCGGCTTAAGCGCAGCAGCTCTGATAGTCTTTCTAATTGCATTGCCAAATACGACACTCGGATGGTTTTCCGAAATTATCGACTATCTGGGTAAAATTAGTTATGGGATATATCTATGGCACCTACCCATCATTCTGAGTTTAAAGAATCTGAATATTAACGCCGGCATGGTCTTTCTTATCGCAACCTTGGCATGCACCCTGATACTCTCATCCATTACATACCATCTGATTGAGAAAAGCTGGATTCAGCATGGAAAAAGTGACCCAGCATGCTCGAGAATCGATGCAATACTGAAATCGATCAGGTTAAATTAGAGACTGCGGCATAATTAACATCCAACCTCGCCATTCGCTTCTTTGTTTCTTCCATTGTATTTAGGCTTGATCGATCCATCCGGCGACGATAAGTGTTCCTACAAGAACAAGAATCTTTCGCTGTCAGTCAGATACCATTTCGCTTTTAAGCTGGACACCCTAAATACAATTGACACACCACGCTCTGAATCGTATAGTCAGAGAAACGATTAACCATACGATTCCAACTCATCATGATTACAGCCAACGATCTAAAAACCAAAGGGATTGCCTGTCTGGAAGAAAGCCTTACGGATAAAACAGAAGACATCATTACCCTGCGCGGCAAGGAATGTTTTGTCGTAATGAAAATCGAGCAATATCACTATCTGCGTGAGATGGAACTGGAAGCCGCGCTTTATCAGGCACGGCAGGATATGGCATCCGGTCAATTCAGCAAGGATACTGTCGATCAGCATGTCGATGACGTATTTTCTAAATGAGCTACACGCTCGTCTTTACCGACAGTTAT from Nitrosomonas ureae harbors:
- a CDS encoding acyltransferase family protein, which gives rise to MSDLRWDSNIRFSNLDKLRAFAAISVVVYHVIEHTSWSSFPVTGPNLWWRTGWLGVDLFFVISGFVIYFSAFSLEKSYGTAWKSTYASHRFFRIAPLYFFTCIIFVFLIQPQILFTPLSNIFFQFISHLLFFHNFFPSTQGAINGVNWSIGVEMQFYLLILIFWNWIKRASPLKILLVFSAIACLWKIAAFYTLHSTGAHKLWFATAQLPGSLDVFGFGIAACKWILANGNRNDRVSLGIKALVAISAGFIMIKLLWMTPNYWGSVYYVGFFRILTGLSAAALIVFLIALPNTTLGWFSEIIDYLGKISYGIYLWHLPIILSLKNLNINAGMVFLIATLACTLILSSITYHLIEKSWIQHGKSDPACSRIDAILKSIRLN
- a CDS encoding prevent-host-death protein codes for the protein MITANDLKTKGIACLEESLTDKTEDIITLRGKECFVVMKIEQYHYLREMELEAALYQARQDMASGQFSKDTVDQHVDDVFSK